GGGTTTGAAAGGCAAACTGTGTAATGCCGGATGTGATGGAGTCTCCCTGTTATTATTCAGTGTGACTGAATCCAGCCACAACTCACTCAATAATTCAGCAGAAAATGGAGATTCATCGCCAGACATTAGAACTAGTTTGTCTTTAGTTCAGTTTGTGTCGGTGATGAAGGTTTTGAGTATCGGTTCTGGCTGTACCTGGGCAGGAAAGGAGCAGGTTTGGGGTCAAAGTGTAACATTTCATAGACCCCCAGTctcggtcagtgtggtgggttatggtcactcccggtcagtgtggagagttatgctcattcccggtcagtgtggggagttatggtcactcttggtcagtgtggggagttatggtcactcccggtcagtgtggtgggttatggtcactcccggtcagtgtggggagttatggtcacttccggtcagtgtggggagttatggtcactcccggtcagtgtggggagttatggtcactcccggtcagtgtggtgggttatggtcactcccggtcagtgtggggagttatggtcactcccggtcagtgtggagagttatggtcactcccggtcagtgtggagagttatggtcactcccggtcagtgtggggagttatggtcactcccggtcagtgtggagagttatggtcactcccggtcagtgtggtgggtaatagtcactcctggtcagtgtggagagttatggtcactctcggtcagtgtggagagttatggtcactcccggtcagtgtggtgggttatggtcactcctggtcagtgtggagagttatggtcactcccggtcagtgtggtgggttatggtcactcccggtcagtgtggtgggttatggtcactcccggtcagtgtggagagttatggtcactcttggtcagtgtggagagttatgttcactcccggtcagtgtggggagttatggtcactcccggtcagtgtggtgggttatggtcactcccggtcagtgtggggagttatggtcacttccggtcagtgtggggagttatggtcactcccggtcagtgtggggagttatggtcactcccggtcagtgtggtgggttatggtcactcccggtcagtgtggggagttatggtcactcccggtcagtgtggagagttatggtcactcccggtcagtgtggagagttatggtcactcccggtcagtgtggggagttatggtcactcccggtcagtgtggagagttatggtcactcccggtcagtgtggtgggtaatagtcactcctggtcagtgtggagagttatggtcactctcggtcagtgtggagagttatggtcactcccggtcagtgtggtgggttatggtcactcctggtcagtgtggagagttatggtcactcccggtcagtgtggtgggttatggtcactcccggtcagtgtggtgggttatggtcactcccggtcagtgtggagagttatggtcactcttggtcagtgtggagagttatgttcactcccggtcagtgtggggagttatggtcactctcggtcagtgtggtgggttatggtcacttccggtcagtgtggagagttatggtcactccctttcagtatggggagttatggtcactcccagtcagtgtggggagttatggtcgctcccggtcagtgtggagagttttggtcgctcccggtcagtgtggggtgttatggtcactctgctcctggtcagtgtggggagttatggtcactcccagtcagtgtggggagttacggtcactcccggtcagtgtggagagttatggtcactcccagtcagtgtggggagttatggtcactcccggtcagtgtggggagttatgttcACTCCCAGTCagtatggggagttatggtcactctgctCCCGGTCAGTCTGGGTGTTGGTTCGGGGTTGCGATATGGCGGATGGTTTGGAATGACATGGACAGCATGCGAAGGGTTAAATAAATGGGAACAAGTTGATGTAAGATCCAGGAACAAAGCGGAACAGATTGAGGCCGAGACACTCACCCAGTTCCCATTCCTGTATCTGGGATAACGGGATTACAACAGGTCCCCATTGATCTCGGCCTCAGCCACCATATGGCTTTCTACAAATCTTCCCTCCACTTCTCACTGAACATTCTCACTGAGACAGTGTTAAGAAGCATTTTCATCTCAGCTGAGATGTGGGTCATATATATTACATCTTCCCTGCTTCATATCTGCTGCACCGCTCGAGGAGATTATACTTTACTCCATAGATGCACGGACAAGCAGACTCCTGATCCCAGCCCTGCTCACACATACACCTCCTCACACCTTCACCTGTTCACACCTTCACCTGCTCACACTCAGCCCCTGCTCATACCCAGCCCCCGCTCACACTCGGCCTCTGCTCACACCTACACCTATTCCTCGCTCAGTGAGTGATGAGGGAGGTTTGAGGGAAGCGGATCATTCCCGATACAGAAATGGGCTCTGGGTCAGCAGGTCACAGGTCAGAGAGCATAGGTCCTACTTACGGCCACTCGCCACGGGGTCAGGGAGGCCTGGAGAGGGAAACGGAAACAGAATTATAGAGACGTCTGATTAACAATCTTTATCGATAAACACATTAACACAACCCATCACACGGAGTGTTCATCAGATCGATGTCAGTCAAACTCACGAACAAGGAACTGATGGGGGATTTGCGTGCTGCATCCTCTGAGAGCTCACACCAGCCCTGTGTGAGACCAGGTGGAGTTGCAAAAGTGCTCCCGGAAGGTAGTACATGGGGACGCTCCCACTACGTGCGATTAGTGTGTAAGTACGCAGGGTTAATACGTAAGGCCATCAGTGGTCACACACACCCCTTCCCCATTGCCCAGTTAGCTCACTATCTGGATATTGATCTCTGGACATTCCACACACAGCAGGCCACAGATGTCCCTCACAACCTTCACTTCCTGAtctgcttcagatattgattacacAGAGGCTTattctcctctcaccctccccagcTGTTCCCCAGATGTTCATCCAGCTGTGAACATTCCATTCTCACATCAGTCTGCACCTCACTGCTGGCTCTGTATGTGTGGGTGTCCGGAGTGAGGTTTCAGCAAATTCAACCCCTGCGGCTATGACAACCTCACCCTCTACATAATGCCAGCGATCCCCCTCGCTCACTGACCCCGACATTACATTGATAGAGGGCTTCAAAATgaggaagggttttgatggagtgaataaggagaaactgtttgcagggGCAGGAGGATGGGTAAcccaaggacacagattgaaggtgattggccaaagacccagagggagatgaggattatttttatgcagcgagttgttgtggtctggaatgcgctacctgaaagggcgatgggagcagattcaatcataactttcaaaagggagtaggataaatacttgaaaaggcaacatttgcaggtccatggggaaagagcagggagtgggactaattggataatctTTCTTTCATTTTTATTTCCTTTTCTAGATTTCTTCCATTCTCTTTCTcactttccttttctctctcttcttctccctTACTTTCCATCTCTCATTCTCAGTTActtactctgcttctctctctccctctttctcacatTCTCTATTTCTCTGTTTCCCACTTTCTCACTTTTTGTTTGTTCTCTTTCattctttatttctctctttctctgtctacacacccctctctctccctccgtctctctttctctcccccctttttcgctccctccctctgccctgctctctctctctcccctcttcctctctcccctctccctctctctctccaccccctccccctattCCCTCCTCACTCCGCCCCGCCTCCCTCAGTGTGGAGCTGTGGGCACGGAccctatctctgtccctggctctgtccaaTTTCCCGCTGTGAGTCTCTGTTCCCACATGAACACAATGACAAAGATGGGTGGGTTGTATTTTGGAGTCGGTGCGTTGCCGAGAGTTGGGCTGAGAATGAAATGTGAAGGGATACTGGTGCCGGCACTGGGCCGGGCCGGAGCAGCTCTGGTTACTCACAGACATTGGCCGTCCCTTTGGGGATTGGGAGGTACGAGCCCGCTCTCCACGCTCGGCCTTGAAAGCCTTTCTTGCATCTCCCGCAGTCCGGCCCCGTGGTGTTGTGCTCACACTCGCAACTCAGCTTCCTCTTCTCCCAGATACAGTTGTTGGCGTGAAGATTGCACTTACACCTGGCAAAAAACAACAGCAAGCTGGTTTCAAATAAGCTGAGCAGCCGGGTTAGACTGGGGACTGGCCGCTCCGCGAGTCCGCTCTCCCTTTCCCAGCTTCGCTCTGCAAACAGCAACATTTTTCTCCCACTTATTGCCTTTCAACCCAGGCGGCgggtcagtttctgggtgtgttTCCGCTGATTGACGATCAGATTCTGGGCAGCAACAAGAACACGTTAGGAGAGAGTTTCTGATCAGCTCCGGCCTTCCAGGCCCCTCAaaggaagagcttgcatttatagagcgcctcgcacaagttatttctttacaacaacacctgcaactgcaacaacaacttgcatttataaagtgcctttaactagtaaaacgtcccaaggtgcttcacaggagcataaatcagaTAAACTGACACGagcgacataaggagatatttggacaggtgaccaaaagcttagtctaaGAGGTCGgttttaggagcgtcttaaaggaggagagagaggtagagagggagatgttcagggagggaattctagagctcagggcccaggcagctgaaggcatggccaccaatggtggggcgaagggagtgggggatggacaagaggcctgtggtggaggagagcagagatctcggagggctgttcctggtgttggaggagagcagagatctcggagggctgtagggtgggaggtggttacagagatagggagggggagaggccatggagggatttttagacaaggatgagattttgttgttgttgtggttcaGTAAATGCGATTTGAAAAGGCCCAAAGTGCTGTGACGGTCTCTGTACCGTGAAGCGTGAGAACGCTGGTCTCGGTGACTCTGTGCTAACAGCATCGAGCCGCTGTTTAACTCACTGCGAGGGTGAAGCTTCACAATCCGCAGATTGTACGTTGCACATTCAGCAAAttgtcagttctgggcactgtttgCTGAACTAAGCAGATACCCAGACAGTTCCTTGGAGTCACATTAACGGCAGTGTAAACATTTTACTGCTCCTGTTCTCCAATTAGTGTCTGAAGATTGTCCTCGGCTAAAAGCTGGATCAAGCCTCCCAGAAGCTGAGTGTGGAATAATGAGGGAATGGCTCCGAGCCCTGGAGATTGTGTAATGTGAAAATGGGAACTCACCAACCCAGACTGAATATAGATCCAACACGAAGGAAGCCTTCAGTCACAATCATTCCTCAAATCAGGAAGGGCTTGGATCAAGAAAATggggagcaactgtttccagtggcaggagggtcagggaccagaggtcacaggttgaaggtaattggtaaaagactcagaggggagatgaggagagtttatttacgcagcgagttgttgtgatctggaatgtgctgcctgaaagggcggtgggagcagatttaatcgtaactttcagaagggaattggataaatactcaagggcaagatttgcagggctatggggaaagagcggggagtgggacgaattggatatctctttcaaagaccggcacaggcccgatggtctgaatggcctccccctgtgttgTGTGAtcctctcactctctgaatcctGATCAGACTGGAGCTCGGCAGTGTTGAGAGTAAAGGGACAGATTCTGCTCGCTCCGTGCTGCTCGATTGGCTGAACACTGAGCAGGAACTCGCTGACTCATCGCCAGCCAGCCAGCAGGACTGTGAAAGCTCGTTAATGGGCCCATCACCAGGGGCAGTGAGAGCTGGCACAATGCTGGTCTGTGCCCACTGTCGCAGGGCCATTCAGGGAAGCTCAAACACCCAACACAGGGGCAGCTGGCGGTGCCCAGTGGGCCGGGGGAGGGATCCTCATCTATCGCTGTCAAACCTCCCCAGTTACCCAGcgttcacataggaacaggaggaggccattcagcccctcgagcctgctccgccattcaatgggatcatggctgatctgtgacctaactccattcacccgcctttgcaccatatccctcaataccattGGCAaataaaatctattaatctcagatttaaaattaacaattggtctTGCATCAACTgcgatttgcggaagagagttccaaacttctaccaccctttgtgtgtagaagtgtttcctaatttgactcctgaaagatctggctctaatttttagacttttCTCCCtactcctagaatccccaaccagggaaatagtttctctctatctaccctttcagTTCCCCTtcgtatcttgaaaacttcaatcaaatcaccttctaaattctcgggaacacaaccctagtttgtgtaatcgctcctcgtaaTTAGATGTTGGCCCTGATGGACTGCACTTCAGGTGTTCATTGAGATTGTGTGTCAGATGTTAACTCCGATATAGTGCCCTCCAGATGAGAACTGATAAGAGTGCCATGCCAGATGTTATCCCTGATAAAGTATCCCAGATGTAAGCTCTGATAGGGAACACCAGATATTTGCCCTGATGGAGTATCACCAAGTTGATAGACTATCCCCCAGATGGTGGCCCTGCGAATGCTCCCACATGTTGGTTCTGATACAGTGCCCCCAGATGTTGACACTGAGCTCCCCCAGATGTTGACCCTGTGAGTGCCCTCCCAGATGTTGGTCGCGTGAGTTACCCCCAGATGGCGACCATGAATGCCCCAGATGTTGGCCCTGTAAGTGCCCCCCCAGATGTTGTCCCAATGAGTTAACCCCAGATGTAGTCCCTGTGAGGTACCCCCAGATGTTGGTCCTGAGTGCCCCAGATGTTGGCCATGTGAGTGCCCCCAGATGTTGTCCCTGTGAGTACCCCAGATGTTGGCCGTGTGAGTGCCCCCAGATGTTGTCCCTGTGAGTGCCCCCAGAACGTGGCCGTGTGATTGCCCCAGATGTTGTTCCTGTGAGTGCCCCAGATGTTGGCCTGACACGGCACCCCCCGGGTGTGAAGTGTGGGGTCTGCGACTCTGGCCAGAAGGGGCAAGGAGCTCTCACCGGCCACGAATGTCCAGGTTGGAGATGGCGTAGAAGTATTTGGAGAGGTTGTGCTGGTTAACACTGGTGGCCCCAGTGGCCGGCCGGAGCAGCCTGACCCGCAGGTCGGTCAGGGTGAAGAAGTCCCTCAGCTCCTTGGTGGTGTCCAGCTGGCCGTACAGCGAGGCCATGTCCTGGAGACGGGGCCCCCCGAACAGGGCAAAACGCTCCTGGATCTCGAAGCGGACCATCTTGTCCACCTTCCACACGTAACCCCTGGAATACTCCTCCGTGCAGATGATGTCCAGCATCGAGGCCGGGCTCAGATCCCGGGCGCTTCTCGGCTCCATCCCGAAGGAGGTGAGGCAGTCGGCCGCGTAGAACTGGTAGGGTTGCCACGTCCGGCCGTGGTCCAGAGACTTCTCCAGGACCATCTGCTCCGGCCGGCCTGACTCGAAGGTGATGACTATGTCCTCGGTCAGCTCAATGGTCTTGCCCCAGGACAGAGTGATGTTGATCAGGAGGGGCTCGGGGAAACTCCTCCAGGAGACGCTTTGCCAAAAGGTGTTGGGAATCCGCCCCTCGTCATCCAGCATCAGCTCGGGCGGGTGTGCGAGCTCGCGCGTGTGAGCATCACACTCGTTGTTGCACATGTACGGGTTCTCCTGGAAACAGAGACggaacaacatgggttagatacagagtaaagctccctctacactgtcccatcaaacactcccagggcaggtacagcacgggttagatacagagtaaagctccctctacactgtcccatcaaacactcccagggcaggtacaatacgggttagagacagaataaagctctgcactgtcccatcaaacactcccagggcaggtacagtacaggtttgatacagagtaaagctccctctacactgtcccatcaaacattcccagggcaggtacagtacaggttagatacagagtaaagctccctctacactgtccaa
This genomic stretch from Pristiophorus japonicus isolate sPriJap1 chromosome 7, sPriJap1.hap1, whole genome shotgun sequence harbors:
- the LOC139266951 gene encoding netrin-G1-like, which produces MRLSGLLPLQALWAALSLAAQHFPSWGHYDLCKAQLHWDQAMSWDYMACQPEVTLLTRSLKVSLDPSDSTCGETPEMYCTLENPYMCNNECDAHTRELAHPPELMLDDEGRIPNTFWQSVSWRSFPEPLLINITLSWGKTIELTEDIVITFESGRPEQMVLEKSLDHGRTWQPYQFYAADCLTSFGMEPRSARDLSPASMLDIICTEEYSRGYVWKVDKMVRFEIQERFALFGGPRLQDMASLYGQLDTTKELRDFFTLTDLRVRLLRPATGATSVNQHNLSKYFYAISNLDIRGRCKCNLHANNCIWEKRKLSCECEHNTTGPDCGRCKKGFQGRAWRAGSYLPIPKGTANVCDRSGSEGSCECFGHSNRCSYLELLTTAICVSCKHNTRGRHCQLCRLGYHRNPSAQLDHHNVCLDCECHPDGSLHHRCNDTGYCDCKEGATGPKCDRCLPGYNWHRGCRAGVCDNFLTRCENGGVCEDNGRCVCPAPYTGLLCEKGQCGEEVGGCVSQSPRDPTLHRVLLSLTALLTTANGRPPL